The following coding sequences are from one Veillonella rodentium window:
- the epsC gene encoding serine O-acetyltransferase EpsC, giving the protein MMQGLRELWGKIKYNIQRVMDSDPAATSVWMVIWTYPHITALFWHFFAHRLYKAGWPILARRIALHSRHVTGIEIHPGATIGRGLFIDHGMGVVIGETAVVGDNVTLFHQVTLGGMSSKKVKRHPTVEDDVLIGTGTKILGDITIGARTKIGCNLVIKHDIPQDMVIFETDPENMYVRKSRLNTNNKATSEEKKVPDDYIEYYI; this is encoded by the coding sequence GTGATGCAAGGGCTACGCGAATTATGGGGAAAAATCAAATATAATATTCAGCGTGTTATGGACTCGGACCCTGCGGCAACCAGCGTGTGGATGGTCATCTGGACATATCCTCACATAACGGCCCTGTTCTGGCATTTCTTTGCACATCGCCTGTATAAGGCGGGATGGCCTATTTTAGCTCGTCGTATAGCTTTGCACTCACGTCATGTGACGGGCATAGAAATTCATCCGGGCGCTACCATCGGACGCGGCTTATTTATCGATCACGGTATGGGTGTTGTTATCGGTGAAACCGCTGTTGTCGGGGATAATGTGACATTATTTCACCAGGTCACACTTGGTGGTATGTCATCAAAAAAGGTGAAACGCCATCCTACGGTTGAGGATGATGTTCTCATCGGTACGGGTACGAAAATCCTGGGCGATATTACCATCGGTGCCCGCACTAAAATCGGCTGTAATCTTGTCATTAAGCACGATATACCTCAGGATATGGTCATCTTTGAAACAGATCCTGAAAACATGTATGTTCGAAAGTCCAGACTTAATACGAATAATAAAGCGACCTCGGAGGAAAAGAAGGTGCCGGATGATTATATAGAATACTATATTTAA
- a CDS encoding Dps family protein — protein MKNVAQVNQYLADLSVWNVKLHNLHFNVTGPQFKSIHEYLESIYDEAFDYFDAVAEHVKMQGEFPLVNSVEYAKLAKIGELGQEDVPQHKVIEILLKDFKYMKDQAAAIREAAGEEDNFLLSNMMEDHIEYYVKQIWFIESMLK, from the coding sequence ATGAAAAACGTAGCACAAGTAAATCAATATTTAGCAGATCTTTCCGTATGGAACGTAAAATTGCATAACTTACATTTCAATGTAACAGGTCCACAGTTCAAATCTATCCATGAATATTTGGAATCCATTTATGATGAAGCGTTTGACTATTTTGATGCGGTAGCTGAGCATGTGAAAATGCAGGGTGAATTCCCGTTGGTTAACTCCGTTGAATATGCTAAATTGGCAAAAATCGGCGAATTGGGTCAGGAAGATGTTCCTCAACATAAGGTAATCGAGATTCTGTTGAAGGATTTCAAATATATGAAAGATCAGGCTGCGGCTATTCGTGAAGCGGCAGGTGAAGAAGATAACTTCTTGCTTTCCAACATGATGGAAGACCATATTGAGTACTATGTAAAACAAATCTGGTTCATCGAATCCATGTTGAAATAA
- a CDS encoding Nramp family divalent metal transporter: MIDFLKRQLFTVHQNGKQHVSEVFKYIGPGIIVTVGFIDPGNWAANLAAGASFGYQLLWVVTLSTIMLILLQHNVAHLGIVRGQCLSECAYEFLPRWVSRIVLSTAGIAAAATALAEFIGAAIALKMLFGIPLLIGSILTALICTVMLITNSYRKLERIIAGFVSLIALAYVVEVNMVHVDWAAAGIGWVNPQIPDESMLVILSILGAVIMPHNLFLHSEIIQSRQFNTQDPTVIKKQLRYEFLDTLLSMGIGWMINSAMILLAAAVFFAHGIEVTELEQAEELLRPLIGPAAGTIFALALLFAGFASSATAGMAGASIFAGMFGESYDMNDFHSRLGLSLTYIPALLLIIFVTDSFQALLVSQMFLSLQLPITIFLQLYMTSSRHIMGQYVNRTFTNIVLWGIGIIVTVMNIYLLIMG, encoded by the coding sequence ATGATTGATTTTTTAAAACGACAATTGTTTACCGTTCATCAAAACGGTAAACAGCATGTGAGTGAAGTCTTTAAATATATCGGTCCGGGTATTATCGTGACCGTCGGCTTCATTGATCCCGGCAACTGGGCCGCCAATCTGGCGGCCGGTGCCAGTTTCGGGTATCAACTTTTGTGGGTGGTGACACTGTCCACAATTATGCTCATTTTACTGCAACATAATGTAGCGCATTTAGGCATAGTTCGCGGCCAATGCCTATCTGAATGTGCCTATGAATTTTTGCCGCGTTGGGTTTCGCGTATTGTGCTCAGTACGGCCGGTATCGCTGCTGCGGCGACGGCTTTGGCTGAATTTATCGGTGCGGCGATAGCCTTGAAGATGCTTTTCGGCATACCGTTGCTGATAGGCAGTATCTTGACCGCTTTAATCTGTACGGTTATGCTGATCACCAATTCGTATCGTAAGCTGGAGCGTATCATCGCCGGCTTTGTGTCTCTCATCGCATTGGCCTATGTGGTAGAGGTCAATATGGTCCATGTGGATTGGGCGGCGGCCGGTATCGGCTGGGTGAATCCTCAAATTCCTGATGAATCGATGCTCGTCATTTTGAGTATCTTGGGTGCAGTTATTATGCCGCATAATTTATTTTTGCACTCCGAGATCATTCAAAGTCGCCAGTTCAACACACAGGATCCGACGGTGATAAAGAAACAGTTGCGTTATGAATTCCTCGACACCTTGCTTTCGATGGGCATCGGCTGGATGATCAATTCCGCCATGATTTTATTGGCGGCAGCTGTCTTTTTCGCTCACGGCATAGAGGTGACGGAACTGGAACAGGCCGAGGAATTATTGCGGCCTTTAATCGGCCCCGCAGCGGGGACCATTTTTGCATTGGCACTGTTGTTTGCCGGATTTGCATCATCTGCGACGGCGGGCATGGCCGGCGCGAGTATTTTTGCGGGCATGTTTGGCGAATCCTATGATATGAATGACTTTCACAGTCGTCTGGGATTGTCTTTGACGTATATTCCGGCGCTGCTGCTCATCATATTTGTAACAGATTCATTCCAAGCCTTACTGGTGTCTCAAATGTTTTTGAGTCTGCAGCTGCCTATCACGATATTCCTGCAACTGTACATGACTAGCAGCCGTCATATTATGGGCCAATATGTAAATCGCACATTTACAAATATTGTGCTGTGGGGTATCGGGATTATCGTCACTGTTATGAATATCTATTTACTCATAATGGGTTGA